The nucleotide sequence TTGCCGCTGACAGCCGTATTCATAATATGAATCCCAGATATTTTATTTTGGAGATAGACATTCAGCATTGGTTCTTTTAATGTTTCTTTGCGAACAATCAAGCTATTTCCTGTTAGAAGGATATTCAAAAATACTACCTCCTCGTCCTGCCAAGCTCTTAGAATTGGATTATTCTTAGTATCCATTAGCGTCCATTTATTGCTCGTGCCAGTCGATTTTGAATCATTCTATTTAATTGTAACGAAGTTTTTTAGTTTTTCAACTGTCTTTTCACCGATACCAGAAATCTCCTGCAGGTCTTCCACTTTCTGGAAGGATCCGTTTTCTTCTCTAAATCGAATGATTTCTTGCGCTTTGACTGATCCGATCCCAGGAATCTGCTGAAGTTCTGATGGAGTGGCTGTATTGATATTTATTTTGGGAGGCTCGGAATCTGCTGTAGGCTGTTTTCCTTCCGAGGATGCCAACTGATCAAGATGTTCTGGCAGCTCTTCACCTACAGCAGGGATATATAGGACTTGCTGATCTTCTATCTTCGCAGAAAAGTTGATTCGATCGCTATCCGCTTCTTCTAATAATCCACCTGCACGCTTTAGTACATCATAGACCCGTTCTTCTGAAGAAAAGGAATAGATACCAGGCTCCTTCACACTTCCTTTGATATCGGTGTACATGACCTTTGGGCGAGCATCCTCTTCTACATCGTTTCCTTCAGCTGATGGATCTTCTCCACTGGAACTAAACGAAGAAAGTATTTCTTTTGCAGCAGTCTCTTCTGGTTCTCTATAAAATAGCAAATTTGATAATAAAAAACCACTTGCGATACAAAAGATAAGAACTATCATAGACATCCAAATGATCAATTTGGGTGAAGCTAGTATTTTCTTGCTGATTTTTTCTATCATTGTTCTTTTTCCAAAGAATGACCAGTAAAAATCATTCATTACTCCTTTCATTTGAAATTGAAGAAACAGTGAGCTCTGGCAAAATCGTCCCTTCAACATCTAATTACGTCAATTTTTTCTTTTGTTTTTATTTTTATCGTGAAGATTTTTGACGAAAAAGAGGGGGTGTGACAGAACTCGTGTCACAACCCCTCTTTAATTATTTAGTTTCATTTCATTTTCTCTAGATAGTCAAGCGCTTCTTGTACTGTTTTTACTGGTACGATTTTCATTGAGGAATTCAATTTTTTAGCGGCAGCTTTTGCTTCTTCGTAGTTGGTTTTTATTT is from Enterococcus faecium and encodes:
- a CDS encoding helix-hairpin-helix domain-containing protein — encoded protein: MKGVMNDFYWSFFGKRTMIEKISKKILASPKLIIWMSMIVLIFCIASGFLLSNLLFYREPEETAAKEILSSFSSSGEDPSAEGNDVEEDARPKVMYTDIKGSVKEPGIYSFSSEERVYDVLKRAGGLLEEADSDRINFSAKIEDQQVLYIPAVGEELPEHLDQLASSEGKQPTADSEPPKININTATPSELQQIPGIGSVKAQEIIRFREENGSFQKVEDLQEISGIGEKTVEKLKNFVTIK